Proteins from a genomic interval of Lactococcus protaetiae:
- a CDS encoding conjugal transfer protein, which produces MLNVALIALVGSGFQPTHTIINRTETTQNTTSGSLDYRAKAYLDSFVQTYFNVPKEDNALSDYNKNIQAYSDGQLPTLAQGQQLNPTQLKSATLLELTSSNASYAVTYVTAGKTHNTIFNVPYQKSGLTYVVNSQPYFTAIQKLQGAFKDKVQLGQLTPCHKLKMKP; this is translated from the coding sequence TTGCTTAATGTCGCCTTGATTGCCCTTGTTGGGTCGGGTTTTCAGCCCACACACACGATTATTAATCGGACGGAAACCACACAAAATACAACGTCAGGAAGTTTAGATTATCGGGCAAAGGCTTATCTTGATTCTTTTGTTCAAACTTATTTTAATGTGCCAAAAGAGGATAATGCGCTTTCTGATTATAACAAGAATATTCAAGCGTATTCAGATGGACAATTGCCTACCTTAGCCCAAGGACAACAACTTAACCCTACCCAACTAAAAAGTGCGACATTGCTAGAGTTGACGAGTAGTAACGCCAGTTATGCGGTGACTTATGTAACCGCAGGAAAAACGCATAATACTATTTTTAATGTGCCTTATCAAAAATCAGGCTTAACCTATGTCGTTAATTCCCAACCTTATTTTACAGCGATTCAGAAATTGCAAGGGGCATTTAAAGATAAGGTACAACTGGGGCAACTGACACCTTGTCACAAGCTCAAAATGAAGCCTTAG
- a CDS encoding TcpD family membrane protein: MNKFMLTLSQKESIENLILQANVKQLAVADGGLKPVFDWAWNGFIQYIILGIIIVVIVKALHNQKMFTVILAVIGASFGWYFVTNFQTVFNFINQGWSKLFGG; encoded by the coding sequence ATGAATAAATTCATGTTAACATTAAGCCAAAAAGAAAGCATTGAAAATCTTATCTTGCAAGCAAACGTAAAACAGTTGGCGGTCGCAGATGGAGGGCTAAAACCTGTTTTTGATTGGGCTTGGAATGGCTTTATCCAATATATTATTTTAGGGATTATTATTGTAGTCATTGTAAAAGCATTGCATAATCAGAAAATGTTTACAGTCATATTAGCTGTGATAGGTGCAAGCTTTGGTTGGTATTTTGTGACAAACTTTCAAACGGTCTTTAACTTTATTAATCAAGGTTGGAGTAAATTATTTGGAGGGTAA
- a CDS encoding TcpE family conjugal transfer membrane protein: MAENQRKELNLSYTRLYQQPHLVQHLFGNRYLERALRISVIFYGGGVGIVTFLFLWKIFQASLGFALASGVFSAYYGGIFLSELKPDGKHLPIFLKDWFVYRFEHWKKGYFYKGEFFEENLAELTVVDFEKKVREWNEEQERKVA, from the coding sequence ATGGCAGAAAATCAAAGAAAAGAGTTAAATCTGTCTTATACTCGCCTCTATCAACAACCGCACCTTGTTCAACATCTTTTTGGTAATCGTTATTTAGAGCGAGCATTGAGAATATCGGTAATTTTTTACGGTGGAGGTGTAGGTATTGTTACTTTTCTTTTTTTGTGGAAGATTTTTCAAGCAAGTTTAGGTTTTGCTCTTGCAAGCGGAGTATTTAGCGCCTATTATGGCGGTATTTTTTTATCAGAGTTAAAACCTGATGGAAAACATTTACCCATTTTTTTAAAAGACTGGTTCGTTTATCGTTTTGAACATTGGAAAAAGGGTTATTTTTATAAGGGTGAATTTTTTGAGGAAAATTTAGCAGAGCTGACCGTTGTAGATTTTGAAAAGAAAGTGAGGGAATGGAATGAAGAACAAGAGCGCAAAGTTGCGTAG
- a CDS encoding ATP-binding protein produces the protein MKNKSAKLRSRIVDIHDSLVLKEDGAVHLLLNVPSTVISSKDEKGRLKYKSRQVQAFGELEKYVNFEVFELSFSLDLANEFRKLSKNYYPPCAPLAIYIGEQITENLNLELGRPYEYRSFITVPLKTRKIPLNWKKAKKYAKEELSKQVVSLFNKEVGFAPDWYEEFSQEAKAVRSSLMSIGADFMTSEQTAFVFASRYLKGLKVDSVEIQAHLDSSYEAIDEAKLYFLAEGVVGHYSNRQFGYSKSLPIIADPTVMNGQDIEAFFHSFNFEISTFCRATFASSHGVNAPLKRGNRAKKRAKNIGQEAEQADSRQRTDVIMAQELAEYQEQDIEKGKKFLDFVYSIEIYGVSPEEIWEKETILMAATKDTELEISSGKADQEKEFSVSRITEGHNRKLDVFVQSQPLESFCEHLWFASNSVGSKRGFYIARVVDRVDSYNGDTQRAIEDSNKLVFFNMYEANKKIKGKKTDNGHILIIGETGSGKSYLTKLLFLCHSLLRSQTLYIDPKAEMRKQYMEVLEEYESQGLYPELCDYIRQINFVTLKSENTENHGALDPFVFAPSTTCKDLAETMVAELLGDDYDNSVKFKNAFLRTVDELLLRRETGEQIGFLHVFDELEKSGIEEVVERAELTLAKVNNSVLQLAFSRGENRGLDLEQHMTVLEVWGLDLPKNGGQAKTQSQIKSLVLMYALGYFCRAFGERSKAETSVFVDEAWFMMNSEVGDNILTEARRTGRSYNNFLVLVTQSLKDSTGAKQAGDAENEKDDTGFGTVFAFNTVTKTDRLLNYLKVPVNEDTLEWVDNMTQGECLMKDPYGHIERIVIDGMLPEITRLFDTVETDMDFEYDEVA, from the coding sequence ATGAAGAACAAGAGCGCAAAGTTGCGTAGCAGAATTGTAGATATTCACGATTCATTGGTACTAAAGGAAGATGGCGCGGTTCATCTTCTTTTGAATGTTCCGTCAACGGTGATTTCATCAAAAGATGAAAAAGGACGGCTCAAATATAAAAGTAGGCAGGTTCAGGCTTTTGGTGAACTTGAAAAGTATGTTAATTTTGAAGTTTTTGAGCTTTCTTTTTCTTTGGATTTAGCCAATGAATTTCGCAAGCTTTCTAAAAATTATTATCCACCGTGTGCGCCCTTAGCCATTTATATTGGGGAACAAATCACAGAAAACTTAAATTTAGAGCTGGGGCGTCCTTATGAATACCGCTCTTTTATCACTGTTCCTTTGAAAACAAGAAAGATTCCGCTGAACTGGAAAAAGGCGAAAAAGTATGCCAAAGAGGAACTTTCTAAACAAGTGGTGAGCTTATTTAATAAAGAGGTGGGTTTTGCTCCCGATTGGTATGAAGAATTTAGTCAAGAAGCTAAGGCGGTACGTTCGAGTTTAATGTCAATCGGCGCAGACTTTATGACCTCCGAACAAACCGCTTTTGTTTTTGCGTCACGTTATTTGAAAGGCTTGAAAGTAGATTCAGTAGAGATTCAAGCACATCTTGATAGTTCCTATGAAGCGATTGACGAGGCAAAGCTTTACTTTTTGGCAGAGGGGGTTGTCGGTCATTATTCAAACCGTCAGTTTGGTTATTCTAAGAGTTTACCCATTATCGCTGACCCTACGGTAATGAACGGTCAAGATATCGAAGCTTTTTTTCACTCCTTTAACTTTGAAATAAGCACTTTTTGCAGGGCAACTTTTGCTAGTTCACATGGGGTAAATGCGCCACTCAAAAGAGGAAATCGGGCAAAAAAACGAGCCAAAAATATAGGTCAGGAAGCGGAACAAGCAGACAGTCGTCAAAGAACTGACGTAATCATGGCGCAAGAATTAGCAGAATATCAAGAGCAAGATATAGAAAAAGGGAAGAAGTTCTTAGACTTTGTTTATTCTATTGAAATCTACGGTGTTTCTCCTGAAGAAATTTGGGAAAAAGAAACCATTTTGATGGCTGCAACGAAAGATACCGAATTAGAAATCTCTAGCGGAAAAGCAGACCAAGAAAAAGAATTTTCAGTGAGCCGTATAACTGAAGGACACAACCGAAAGCTTGATGTCTTTGTGCAATCTCAACCCTTAGAAAGTTTTTGTGAGCATTTGTGGTTTGCAAGTAATAGTGTCGGCTCAAAACGAGGGTTTTACATTGCACGTGTGGTTGACAGAGTAGATTCTTATAATGGAGATACCCAACGAGCGATTGAGGATTCAAACAAGCTTGTCTTTTTTAATATGTATGAAGCGAACAAGAAAATCAAAGGAAAGAAAACCGACAACGGACATATTTTAATTATAGGCGAAACAGGGTCAGGTAAATCTTACCTGACAAAACTTCTTTTCCTTTGCCATTCTTTACTAAGAAGTCAAACGCTCTACATTGACCCTAAAGCTGAAATGCGCAAACAATACATGGAAGTCTTGGAAGAATACGAAAGTCAAGGACTGTATCCTGAATTGTGTGATTACATCAGGCAAATTAACTTTGTCACGTTGAAATCAGAAAACACAGAAAATCATGGGGCGCTTGACCCCTTTGTCTTTGCGCCAAGTACGACTTGTAAAGACCTTGCGGAAACAATGGTCGCAGAGCTGTTGGGTGATGATTATGACAATAGTGTGAAGTTTAAAAATGCTTTTCTTAGGACGGTTGATGAACTATTGTTAAGGAGAGAAACAGGAGAGCAAATCGGATTTTTACACGTTTTTGATGAATTGGAAAAATCAGGGATTGAGGAAGTCGTAGAACGTGCGGAGTTGACCCTTGCAAAAGTCAATAATTCGGTCTTGCAATTGGCTTTTTCACGTGGAGAAAATCGAGGCTTAGACTTAGAGCAACACATGACGGTACTTGAAGTGTGGGGGTTAGACTTACCAAAAAATGGCGGTCAAGCCAAAACTCAAAGTCAAATTAAATCCTTAGTTCTGATGTACGCTCTGGGCTATTTCTGCCGTGCCTTTGGGGAACGTTCCAAAGCGGAAACGAGTGTCTTTGTGGATGAAGCGTGGTTTATGATGAATAGTGAGGTTGGCGACAATATTCTTACTGAAGCAAGACGGACAGGACGGTCGTATAATAATTTCCTTGTCCTTGTGACGCAATCTTTGAAAGATAGTACAGGAGCAAAGCAAGCAGGTGACGCAGAGAACGAAAAAGATGATACAGGCTTTGGTACAGTCTTTGCTTTTAATACAGTGACTAAAACTGACCGTTTATTGAACTATTTGAAAGTGCCAGTCAATGAGGACACGTTAGAGTGGGTGGATAATATGACACAGGGAGAATGTCTGATGAAAGACCCTTACGGACACATTGAGCGAATTGTTATTGATGGAATGTTGCCAGAAATCACTCGACTTTTTGACACGGTAGAAACGGATATGGATTTTGAATATGACGAGGTGGCTTAA
- a CDS encoding phage tail tip lysozyme, with protein sequence MKKKISVAIILAFLLLPLSVVMMGGAGGTDVSAGMTEINNAQMDEAHKIWVQGHKEGGTDEGVASLMGVWQQESGLKADAIQSGATFNEDKAMNASLGGYAFGLAQWDGGRRVNLLNFAKSENADWKDVGLQLDFAFNHDGSDSTLLKQLIKGTEVTQTVTALTQKYERAGVEAMAQRISNANYWLNTMRNEG encoded by the coding sequence ATGAAGAAAAAAATAAGTGTGGCGATTATTCTTGCCTTTTTGTTACTTCCGCTTTCAGTAGTGATGATGGGCGGAGCTGGCGGTACAGATGTATCGGCAGGCATGACTGAAATAAATAATGCTCAAATGGACGAGGCGCATAAAATTTGGGTTCAAGGACACAAGGAAGGCGGAACAGATGAAGGTGTAGCGTCTTTAATGGGTGTTTGGCAACAAGAATCAGGATTGAAAGCAGATGCCATTCAATCAGGGGCAACATTCAATGAAGATAAAGCAATGAACGCAAGCCTTGGAGGTTATGCGTTTGGACTGGCACAATGGGATGGTGGACGAAGGGTCAATCTTTTGAATTTTGCTAAAAGCGAAAATGCGGATTGGAAAGACGTTGGACTTCAACTTGATTTTGCGTTTAATCATGATGGCTCTGATTCAACGTTGCTTAAACAATTGATTAAGGGAACAGAGGTTACTCAAACGGTAACGGCATTAACTCAAAAATATGAGCGAGCAGGGGTTGAGGCAATGGCACAACGGATTTCCAATGCGAACTACTGGCTCAATACGATGAGAAATGAGGGATGA
- a CDS encoding CHAP domain-containing protein, producing the protein MSSNGSSSAPVPTLPSGWTIDKAMNIGNYGTQAYAYKQCTWWVYNRAKEFGITYDSYMGNGADWQHKAGYQVTMTPTLHSAVSFSAGQMVGGQWQADPQYGHVAFVENIHSDGSILISQSGTGFSTVFTYQVLTKAQASQLHYVIGK; encoded by the coding sequence ATGAGTTCAAATGGTTCAAGTTCTGCCCCAGTGCCGACATTGCCGAGTGGTTGGACGATTGATAAAGCCATGAACATAGGAAACTATGGAACGCAAGCATATGCTTATAAACAGTGTACGTGGTGGGTCTATAATCGGGCGAAAGAATTTGGAATTACCTATGATTCATATATGGGCAATGGCGCAGATTGGCAACACAAAGCAGGCTATCAAGTTACAATGACCCCAACACTTCATAGTGCGGTGAGTTTTAGCGCAGGTCAAATGGTGGGCGGACAATGGCAGGCAGACCCTCAATATGGACACGTGGCTTTTGTAGAAAATATTCACTCGGACGGTTCAATTCTCATTTCACAGTCAGGAACTGGATTTAGTACAGTGTTTACTTATCAAGTGTTAACGAAGGCACAAGCCAGTCAATTGCATTACGTGATAGGAAAATAA
- a CDS encoding antirestriction protein ArdA has product METLKIYVVNLQSYNNGRTRGRWYELPVNFRQIQRDLLLDEEHGEEYAIHDFENFYGYRVGEYSSIKELNEYAEKLEEISDIDHLKDFLEIYDIDDVIDNKDDLDFVEARDDEDLAQELIERTGGLETLSVETLQRYFNFGAYGRELALTDYSQTSHGYIRNI; this is encoded by the coding sequence ATGGAAACACTAAAAATTTATGTTGTAAATTTGCAAAGTTATAACAACGGAAGAACAAGAGGGCGTTGGTATGAGTTACCAGTGAATTTTAGACAAATTCAACGTGATTTATTGCTTGATGAAGAACATGGCGAGGAATATGCGATCCATGATTTTGAGAACTTTTACGGTTATAGAGTAGGTGAATATTCATCAATCAAAGAACTCAATGAATATGCCGAAAAATTAGAAGAAATTTCTGATATAGACCATTTAAAAGATTTTCTTGAAATTTATGATATTGATGATGTTATTGATAATAAAGATGATTTAGACTTTGTGGAGGCTAGAGATGATGAAGATTTGGCGCAAGAATTAATTGAGCGAACGGGCGGTTTAGAAACATTAAGTGTAGAAACGCTACAAAGATATTTTAACTTTGGTGCTTATGGTCGAGAATTAGCACTTACTGATTATTCACAAACAAGTCATGGATATATTAGAAATATTTAG
- a CDS encoding tyrosine-type recombinase/integrase, producing MKVEEIKEGSLWWELRGDKFLWRMRFYNPNIRGEDKVSVTLNSKTRQAKNKARILLLKKAKLKIDSETNMMNPYLEITSFDFEKVSSVWLEDCKTRLKPSTIIQRKKIIRIFAHKFGKQKMSDFTVFQVQSFFNQLKLKKSTISEYFQILKLVFDFAKRVEIVENNVLDKVKITYPKKTLEDLKRSERKLFTWEDLSLVFEKMKESSNPQTLRVKLILEFLFLTGLRYCELAALKINNYDAEEKVISIESNLDYSEGILKRNHVSPKTLSSYRKVPLTKRAIEIIEQIMLENAQNKFDNYIDYGYIFTSRTGNPWSISGINRSFRTFGKKTDLDKQFSCHCMRHSHISLLAELEVNEKAVMQRVGHSTSKITQEIYTHVTPKMDSKLLEKLNNFSGQFSGQN from the coding sequence ATGAAAGTTGAAGAAATAAAAGAAGGTAGTTTATGGTGGGAATTACGAGGAGATAAGTTTCTTTGGAGAATGCGATTTTATAATCCTAATATTAGAGGAGAGGATAAGGTATCTGTTACTCTTAATTCAAAAACGCGTCAAGCTAAAAATAAAGCTCGGATTTTGCTATTAAAAAAGGCAAAATTAAAAATTGATTCAGAGACAAATATGATGAATCCCTATTTAGAAATTACTTCATTTGATTTTGAGAAAGTTTCGAGTGTTTGGTTAGAAGATTGTAAAACAAGGTTGAAACCCTCTACAATTATCCAGCGTAAAAAAATAATTAGAATATTTGCACATAAATTTGGTAAACAAAAAATGTCAGATTTTACAGTTTTTCAAGTACAGAGCTTTTTCAATCAGCTTAAATTGAAGAAATCTACGATAAGTGAGTATTTTCAGATTCTTAAGTTAGTCTTTGATTTTGCAAAAAGAGTGGAAATAGTTGAAAATAATGTGCTTGATAAAGTTAAGATAACATATCCTAAAAAAACATTAGAAGATTTAAAAAGGTCTGAGAGAAAGTTATTTACTTGGGAAGACTTGTCATTGGTGTTTGAAAAAATGAAAGAAAGTTCTAATCCTCAAACTCTTAGAGTTAAATTAATCTTAGAATTTTTGTTTTTAACAGGACTGAGATACTGTGAATTAGCAGCTTTGAAAATTAATAATTATGATGCAGAGGAAAAAGTTATTTCAATAGAGAGTAATTTGGATTATAGCGAAGGGATACTTAAGCGAAATCATGTTTCTCCTAAGACGTTGAGTTCATATAGAAAAGTTCCATTGACAAAACGAGCAATTGAGATTATAGAGCAAATAATGTTAGAAAATGCTCAAAATAAATTTGATAATTATATTGATTATGGATATATTTTTACAAGTAGAACAGGTAATCCTTGGAGTATTTCAGGTATTAATCGTTCTTTTCGTACTTTTGGGAAAAAAACTGATTTAGATAAGCAGTTTTCTTGCCATTGTATGCGGCATTCTCATATCTCTTTATTAGCAGAATTAGAGGTTAATGAGAAAGCTGTTATGCAACGAGTGGGGCATAGTACATCTAAGATTACTCAAGAAATTTATACTCATGTAACTCCGAAAATGGATAGTAAATTATTAGAGAAATTGAATAATTTTAGTGGGCAATTTAGTGGGCAAAATTGA
- the prfA gene encoding peptide chain release factor 1, which yields MFDQLESMIGRYEELGELLSDPEVVSDTKRFMALSREEADLRDKVAAYNEYKKTLETISDSEEMLGESGLDDEMKEMLKEELSDAKAQKEVLEERIKILLLPKDPNDGKNIILEIRGAAGGDEAALFAGDLLNMYQKYSEAQGWNFEIMEANVTGIGGYKEVSALISGNSVYSKLKYESGAHRVQRVPVTETQGRVHTSTATVLVMPEVEEFELTIDPKDLRVDIYHASGAGGQNVNKVATAVRMVHLPTGIKVEMQEERTQQKNRDKAIKLLNTKVFDYYQQIELDKQNTERKATVGTGDRSERIRTYNFPQNRVTDHRIGLTLQKLDTILSGKMDEIIDALIVYDQTKKLEELNK from the coding sequence ATGTTTGATCAATTAGAATCAATGATTGGAAGATATGAGGAGTTGGGAGAGTTATTGTCTGACCCTGAGGTAGTCAGTGATACGAAGCGTTTTATGGCGTTGTCACGAGAAGAGGCAGATTTGCGTGATAAGGTCGCGGCTTATAATGAATATAAGAAGACTCTTGAAACGATTTCTGATAGTGAGGAAATGTTGGGTGAGAGCGGTCTTGATGATGAGATGAAAGAGATGCTCAAAGAAGAACTTTCGGATGCTAAAGCCCAAAAAGAAGTGCTTGAAGAACGCATCAAGATTTTACTTTTGCCTAAAGATCCTAATGATGGTAAGAATATTATCTTGGAAATTCGTGGAGCTGCTGGTGGAGATGAAGCCGCGCTTTTTGCGGGTGATTTGCTCAATATGTACCAGAAATATTCAGAAGCACAGGGCTGGAATTTTGAGATTATGGAGGCAAATGTGACGGGAATTGGTGGGTATAAAGAGGTATCTGCCTTAATTTCTGGCAACAGTGTGTATTCCAAGTTGAAATATGAATCTGGTGCGCATCGTGTGCAGCGTGTGCCTGTGACTGAAACGCAAGGGCGTGTGCATACTTCGACAGCGACGGTGCTTGTTATGCCTGAGGTAGAGGAATTTGAGCTGACCATTGACCCTAAAGATTTGCGAGTGGATATTTATCATGCATCGGGCGCTGGTGGACAAAATGTCAATAAGGTAGCGACTGCGGTACGTATGGTTCACTTGCCAACGGGGATAAAAGTTGAGATGCAGGAAGAACGGACACAGCAAAAAAATCGAGATAAGGCGATTAAACTGCTTAACACTAAGGTTTTTGACTACTATCAACAGATTGAGTTGGATAAACAAAATACAGAGCGCAAAGCGACTGTCGGAACGGGTGACCGTTCAGAGCGGATACGGACTTATAATTTCCCTCAAAACCGTGTGACAGATCATCGGATTGGGTTGACTTTACAAAAGCTGGATACGATTTTGTCTGGGAAGATGGATGAGATTATTGATGCTCTGATTGTTTATGACCAAACGAAGAAGTTGGAAGAGTTGAATAAATAA
- the prmC gene encoding peptide chain release factor N(5)-glutamine methyltransferase yields the protein MLWIEAVRMLSANLEEPFALEFVYRNLYELTKLDWLNLQRQEITDSERSVLTELAKRLKNNEPPQYIVGWAEFCDLRFKVDGRVLIPRPETEELVQLILSENAEDECLSVVDIGTGSGAIAVALASKRKNWLIEASDLSSDALSVAVENADRNVVSVHFTKSDVLSAFMEGKKFDIIVSNPPYIAFYDTDEVDDSVIKYEPDSALFAENMGLAIYEKIAKEAPSVLTENGRIYLEIGYKQGQAVSQIFQEQFADKTVTVHQDIFGKDRMISVK from the coding sequence ATGTTGTGGATTGAGGCAGTCCGTATGCTGTCAGCAAATTTGGAAGAACCTTTTGCTTTGGAATTTGTTTATAGAAACTTATATGAGCTGACAAAATTGGACTGGCTCAACTTACAGCGGCAAGAAATCACTGACAGCGAGCGGTCAGTGCTGACAGAATTGGCAAAGCGTCTAAAAAATAATGAGCCACCTCAGTATATTGTAGGTTGGGCAGAATTTTGTGATTTGCGTTTTAAAGTTGATGGGCGAGTCCTCATTCCTAGACCAGAAACAGAAGAATTGGTGCAGCTCATTTTGTCAGAAAATGCTGAGGATGAATGTTTGTCAGTAGTAGATATTGGAACAGGTTCGGGGGCAATTGCAGTGGCGCTCGCAAGCAAAAGAAAAAATTGGCTTATTGAGGCATCTGATTTATCTAGTGATGCGTTGAGTGTGGCGGTAGAAAATGCTGACAGAAATGTTGTCAGTGTCCATTTTACGAAATCTGATGTTCTGTCAGCATTTATGGAGGGGAAAAAATTTGATATTATCGTGTCAAATCCGCCGTATATTGCATTTTATGATACAGATGAGGTGGATGATTCTGTCATTAAATATGAACCAGACTCCGCGCTTTTTGCAGAGAATATGGGTCTAGCCATTTATGAAAAAATTGCTAAAGAAGCTCCATCAGTGCTGACAGAAAATGGTAGAATTTATCTAGAAATCGGATATAAACAAGGGCAAGCTGTAAGTCAGATTTTTCAAGAACAATTTGCTGACAAAACGGTGACCGTTCATCAGGATATTTTTGGTAAAGATAGAATGATTAGCGTGAAATGA
- a CDS encoding GNAT family N-acetyltransferase has product MMELKLIAEHKQDFLPLLALADSPKFIKNYLERGELYVFEDKAVALVTKEEDGSYEIQNFAVAVSFQGRGFGKIFMLELCRKYSGQTLLVRTDEYTAKFYEKCGFTAFKRVKNYFPEKYGERIFDKSRELIDNIYLKVELT; this is encoded by the coding sequence ATGATGGAACTAAAACTTATCGCAGAACATAAACAAGATTTCTTACCGTTGCTCGCACTTGCTGACAGTCCAAAGTTCATCAAAAATTATCTTGAACGAGGAGAACTGTATGTCTTTGAAGACAAGGCAGTTGCTTTGGTGACTAAGGAGGAGGATGGGAGCTATGAAATTCAAAATTTTGCAGTTGCTGTATCCTTTCAAGGAAGAGGTTTTGGTAAAATTTTCATGCTAGAGCTCTGTCGCAAATATTCTGGGCAGACTTTACTTGTACGCACAGATGAATATACTGCGAAGTTCTATGAAAAATGTGGTTTTACAGCCTTCAAACGTGTAAAAAATTACTTTCCTGAAAAATATGGAGAGCGCATTTTTGACAAAAGTCGAGAATTGATTGATAATATTTACTTGAAAGTGGAATTAACATGA
- a CDS encoding L-threonylcarbamoyladenylate synthase gives MQTEKAINALKSGELVILPTETVYGLFADATQEQAVKKLYAVKGRPTEKALNMNVSSFDTILKYSKNQPTYLEKLVAEFLPGPLTIILEASENVPEWIHIGKTTVGFRMPAISMTQNIINEVGVLVGPSANLTGELSPRFFSDLSQEILKNATVAIKDDSVYGLDTTIIDLTGENPKILRQGAITREELLFAIPELSKII, from the coding sequence ATGCAAACTGAAAAAGCAATAAATGCACTAAAAAGTGGAGAACTTGTAATTCTTCCGACAGAAACTGTCTATGGATTATTTGCTGATGCGACACAGGAGCAAGCGGTCAAAAAACTTTATGCAGTAAAAGGACGTCCGACAGAAAAAGCGCTCAATATGAATGTTTCAAGCTTTGATACTATTTTGAAGTACAGCAAAAATCAGCCGACTTATCTTGAAAAATTGGTTGCAGAATTCTTGCCAGGACCATTAACAATTATTTTAGAAGCTTCGGAAAATGTTCCAGAATGGATTCATATTGGGAAAACTACAGTTGGATTTCGGATGCCAGCTATTTCGATGACTCAGAACATTATAAATGAAGTTGGGGTTTTAGTTGGGCCATCCGCAAATTTGACTGGAGAACTTAGTCCGCGCTTTTTCTCAGATTTAAGTCAAGAGATTTTGAAAAATGCAACAGTGGCGATAAAGGATGACAGTGTTTATGGCTTAGATACAACCATTATTGATTTGACAGGAGAGAATCCTAAAATTTTACGTCAAGGTGCAATCACACGTGAGGAACTTTTATTCGCTATTCCCGAACTTTCTAAAATTATTTAG